The stretch of DNA TCGAGTCGGCGATGGCGATCTCGGAGGCGCTGGAGCGGCTCCCACGGCGGGCCGACCACGACGAGGACTCGGATCGAGAGCTCGCGGAGACCGGCTACTACCGGCCGGTCGATATGGACCACTACGAGCGCGTCGGCGACGAGGTCAAGTCGGTCCTGCACGACGCCGCCGAGACGGTCCGGGAGGTGAGCATCGACGAGGCGTACCTGGACGTGACCGACCGCGTCGACTGGGACGACGCCCAGCGGTGGGCCGCCGATCTGAAGGACCGCATCCGGTCCGAGGTCGGCGTCGTCGCCAGCGTCGGCGTCGCACCGACGATGAGCGCCGCGAAGGTGGCCAGCGACCGCGACAAGCCGGACGGCCTGGTCGTCGTCCGCCCGGGCGAGGTCCGCGAGTTCTTCGCCGACCTCCCGGTCGAGGAGGTCCACGGCGTCGGGCCGGTGACGGCCCGACAGCTCCGGGAGATGAGCGTCGAGACGGCGGGCGACCTCGCGGCGGCGGACCCGGAGGCGCTCGCACGGCGGTTCGGCGAGCGCGGCCGCGAGATCAGGCGGTACGCCCGCGGCGAGGACGAGCGGGCCGTCACGCCGAAGGGCGACCCCAAGAGCCTCTCGCGGGAGTCGGCGTTCACCGAACCCGTGGAGGAGCCCGCCGAGAAGCGCCGGAAGGTCGAGACCCTGGCGGCGGCGGTCGCCGACCGAGCACACCGGAAGGACGCCCGCTACCGCACCATCGGCATCAAGGTGGTCGAGCCGCCCTTCGAGGTCAACACGCGCGCCCGCTCGCTGCCGGGTCCCGTCGCCGACGCCGACCTCGTCGAGTCGACGGCGCTGGACCTCCTCGAGGAGTTCGCGGACGCCCCGGTCAGGAAGGTCGGCGTCCGCGTCTCGAACCTCGACTTCACCGCGGGCGAGCAGGCGAGCCTCGGCGGGTTCGACGGTGCCGGCGACGCGGCGGCAGGGACACCGGCGGACGACGACGGGGACCCTACCCGCGACCCCGAGGCCGACGACGGGCAGGCGGAACTGACGGCGTTCGTCGAGGACGGTGCGGACCGCGCGGACGGGGCGGCTGCCGACGACGATCCCGACGGACAGGCGTCGCTCGGCCGGTTCGACTAGTCGACGCCGTGTTCGAGGTTCTCCAGCAGCTTCCCGACGAACAGGCCCGCCCGCGGCGAGATGGTGTCCTCCTCGGGGACCGTCGCGGGCTGGGCGGCCAGCGCCTCGACGAACTGCTCGCTGTGGGTCATCGCGTTGCAGATGTCGACCACGTCGACGACCAGCCCCTCGTCGTCGGTCCGCATCTCCGGGTACCGCTCCTTCTCGGCGGCCGTGTAGGTGATCGTCCAGGCCGGGCCGCCGACGGCGTCGAGGACGTCCGAGAGCGGCGCGACCTCCACCCGTCCGTCGTCGCTCGCGACGGCGACGGTGCCGTCCTCGACGATGGTCTCGTAGCGGGCCATACGGAGTGCCTGGGAGGACACACGACGCCGACGACAATAGCCCTTGCTCACGTCTCGGCGTCCCGAGTGGTCCGCCGAGTGACAGTCGTCTGACGGAGAGTTATGGGGCGTGGCCCGCTCTGTGTGGGCAAGAACGTATGGCAGAGACCGAACAGATCACCGTCGCAGACACGAGCGCGGGACCCGGCGGGAGCGAGGAGGCCGGTCGGTCCGTCGACATCCCCGTCGTCGAGCTGCTGACCGGCCGCGGCTTCATCACGGGCAAGAGCGGGAGCGGGAAGTCCAACACCGCCAGCGTCGTCGCCGAGAAACTGCTGGACAACGGGTTCGGCCTGCTGATCGTCGACATCGACGGCGAGTACTACGGGCTGAAAGAGGAGTACGAGATCCTCCACGTCGGCGGCGACGAGGAGTGCGACATCCAGGTGACCGAGGAGCACGCCGGCAAGATCGCCTCGCTGGCGCTGGAGCAGAACGTCCCCATCATCCTCGACGTCTCCTCGTTCCTCGACGAGGAGGAGGCCGAGGCGCT from Haloarcula litorea encodes:
- the dinB gene encoding DNA polymerase IV translates to MDAGRLPGASRREQVVAHVDMDCFYAACERRRDPELVGEPLVVGMGYEGGETHGAVATASYEAREFGVESAMAISEALERLPRRADHDEDSDRELAETGYYRPVDMDHYERVGDEVKSVLHDAAETVREVSIDEAYLDVTDRVDWDDAQRWAADLKDRIRSEVGVVASVGVAPTMSAAKVASDRDKPDGLVVVRPGEVREFFADLPVEEVHGVGPVTARQLREMSVETAGDLAAADPEALARRFGERGREIRRYARGEDERAVTPKGDPKSLSRESAFTEPVEEPAEKRRKVETLAAAVADRAHRKDARYRTIGIKVVEPPFEVNTRARSLPGPVADADLVESTALDLLEEFADAPVRKVGVRVSNLDFTAGEQASLGGFDGAGDAAAGTPADDDGDPTRDPEADDGQAELTAFVEDGADRADGAAADDDPDGQASLGRFD